The region CCGAGCTTCCACTTACCAGGGTGTTTGCTGTTGACTGCAGAAGATGTTCACTCCTCCCAGGTGCCAAGGGCCACAGACTGCAATTTATGATACTCTAGTTATTTTTTCACCTGAGTGGATAGAACTCGCTTCGGTATTTAGGGGTCATTTGGATGTCATGGCTAACCTAATCTGGCCTCACATTTGACTCTGATGTAATCACAGGACTTTGTTAAATCTTATCCATCTGCAAGGAAGATTAATCGGTTCTTCCAGGTATCCCTCAGCAGGTTTCCCAATGCCCAGTAAGAGGGACAGAGGCAAGGGACCAGACCTGTTTCTGGGGCTCTGCATTTTTATCCTCAACTGATCAGACTGACCAGTCTGGCCCTGCAAGTACCAGTAGCAGCAAGAGACAGGACAGCATGTCCCCATGGTGGCTTCAAGGTCACCACAAACTGCAAGCAAAGCAATCTCCACTGCCACGGGCTAACCCTATATTTGCCTGATTAGGTCCTGATAAGCATCTCTTCAAATTGACTTAGCAGAGCCTATCAACAAGTGGCGACTGGGGGCAAGAAGTTGCATCGCTCCCATTAATAGACATGCAGAGCATTCTTCAGTGTCGCAGCTGCACCAGCGTTTGACAGTACAGAGCAGCACTGGCTTTTTGAGGCATCCTGATGCTTGGCATCTGTTGGGGAACTCGTGCCCCAAAGCTGTGAAGAAGAGCGCCTAGAGCTGTGCAATGGCTACACAGTTGGCATTTAAGACCAATCCCGATGACCTTGTGGTATCCCTGTCTCCCACACTGCAACCCACATGGTGTTTCTTACTTGCAAAGCAGAGCCCTTACAGGAATCAGGCTCCGGACACCCTGTCCGTCCTTCTGTCCTTACGGACAGGAGGACAGGAATGGTAGTGCAGCTGAGGCCAAGGGAAGGGAATTTGAGGGACAGCAGGTGGCTGATTTTCAAGGCACAAAGTCTGCAGCCCCCAGATGAGTCCCAAAAGCCTTGCAGAGGGGACAGAGCATTCTCCACTGCCATTTTCAAGCACTGCCAAGCATGCATTAGATGCATGCACTAAAGATAAAGTGCCAAGCATGCACTGAAGACAAAGGCTGCGACTCAGTCCCATGGCCTTTAGGGGTTGACAATATGTCATATCACTTTGCAGGAAATGTAAATAAATTGACTTTAGATTTGCACCAGACCAGGGGCAGATTCCCTGCTGTTTCCCCATGCTGAGTTCATGGAAATCTGCCCAGAAGTTTATAATGGCACTTACCTTGCTGCAGCGCCCTGGTGAAAGAGCAGTTAAGAGACACACAAGCCATCAATCTGTGCTCAGTCATCACTCAACAAACTCAGGAGAAGGCCAGAGACAATATGGGACACCTCAGTTTATTTGCAACAATAGAGGATGAGGACACTTTTACACGAAAACCCCAGAGAGACAGGGAGGCTATACAGGCACATAAGGAAGGAGATGATCTGCTGATAGAAACCCCATAGGACTCTGTCAATGCTCACTAGGGTATATGCGGCCAGGAGGACGACTGAATTTTTTCTGTTCAGATGCTCCTCCATTCCTCTACGCTGATGGGGCAAAGCCAACGCGGTTGTTAGCCGTGTCAAAGACAGAATAATATTGCTTGAGGAAGACGTCACCCAGGATCCAGAGCAGCTGCCCATTCTGCGACGGCAGGTATGCGGCCTCAGTCCCAACAGTACAGTAGCCATTGTCCTGTGAGGGGAAAATAAAGGGAGTGAGGTGTTAGATCCCAAAGATAGGCCAGGACCCTGTCAGGTGGATTGTGTTTGGCAGGGAGTTGCTTGTATGCAGGGGGAAAGCATCACTGTTTGCTCAGAAACACTAGGTCCTTTCTGGCCCCTTAAGAATCAGATGAAGCTGCTCAGATAACACATACATTGATGATGTAGGCAGAGGGGTACAGTGGGAACTGAGCTCCGTTGATGATGAAGGTGATGGTGGGCAGGTTCTGGACCTCATTGCAGTTAACTGCATACTGTGgagagagggtgaggaggagaTTATGGCTATATCAGCACAGAGAGAACAGCATTGACTAGGAGAGGAGCGTGTTAACTACAAACCCTCCAAACAGGGGCAACACACACTTTATAAAGTTCTGGTAGTGCCGCATCTGCATGTCCCTCCCTTACATGCAAGCAGCCTGCAGCATTATGCTCCTCAGATGCCACATGAGTTTTGCAGGATCTGTTCAAACCCAGGATATCTTGCTTTCTATGCaagcctctgccctgctcctttcATTTCTGCAAAGCAACCCCAACACTTAGACCATAACTGGTCTTCTGGGCACCCACAGCCTGAAGGAAGTAATCCATATACTGCTGGGGCACTGCGAGCAAGAACGTCCCAGTGGCCACGATGGcctggcagccctggctgcacCAGCCTGTCGTTGACTGTCCAATAGCAAATTTagaaagagaaacaggagaagGACATCACTTACAAAAACCCACTGGCAATTACACTTTTCTGAGCTGGATCTAAAAGTCCAGGGAGCTTCTGAAACTCAGTGCATAAACTCCTGCTTTGGGCCATGCCTGCTGCAATAGCGCCCGATTTATATGGAGGACAGCTCTGTAATGCTCTCATTCAAACTCCAGCGCAGCGGGGCTGAGCTGCCCCGGGCGGATCATGCCCATCAAGCTGATGCGTGGGTAGTACGAATGCAACTCACTCATCAATCGCAACCTGCCAGTAAGTCTCCTGGGTCACTGGCACCCACATAATCTCTCCAGACAACAGCTGAGTGTCAACTTCTCTGAGTACGAGCTCTCCCCCATAGTCATAGGTGGGCTGGCTGCAAAAACACAGAGTGAGAGAATCAAGAGATCAGTGCCATATGCATGGGTTAGCGAGGGACAAATTCACAAGGATCCTGCATGGGGACAGTGAGAGGAAGACTGGCGTGCATGGGATGCGCTGAGAGTCTGGCATGTAGGCGTGCACAGGCAGATTTTACTGAGAGAAGTAGAAGCTGAAGATGGGCTGGGTCAGCTGGTtctgctgcagcatgccctgcagaGCGGTGGGCGTTCCTCCCACTGCCAGCAAAGGGTAGGCCATTCCCAGGATCCCGTCAAAACCGGCATAGTAGAAAGGCTGCGTTGGCTCATCCTCACTAAGCCCAAACTCCTGGTTTGTGACTGTAATGCTCTGGATCTGGAGGGAAAGGGAACTCCAACTTCAGCATGTGTTTTCATACAAAACTGGAGCAACGATCAGATGTGATGACCAACGCTCTAAAAGCCCAAATAAAGCACACTGCAAGGTCATAGCTGATGAAAACACTGCCAAGCAGCTGGGGAAATTAGCAGGAATCATGCtgattaaaacagtaaaaaccCAGCCGGGTAATTTGAGGTGGCAATAACTACCCTATATTGGTTCTACCTCACTTGGGCCCTGGTTTACCCAAGTCTTGTCTGCACAAGACATGAGATCTGTCCTTAGGCATCCTTCAGGCTCTTTCCGTCACAGTATTCTGGTATCACAGGTTCTAGGGACACAGCTCCCGCAAAGATGTGGGACTGTGCGGGGTAAGGTGTACTTACCGTTAGTGTGTCATAACCCAACAGAAGTGTGAGCGCGCTGCTCCTGTAAGAGAGGGTGTAGGTCTGACCGTTGTCGGTGAAGGTGGAGGACTGGCTGGGGATGAACCTTGCATGATTTGCTGTGTGAGAGAGAAGACAGCAAGCTCCTGGACACGCTCTCTTCTGACCACAGGATGATTTAACCATCAGTGCTGCACTGATAGCCCTGCCAGGATAACGCTTCTAAAGCGACTTCCCAGGGAGGGAACAAGTAGTGAATAACAGAACAGGGTGTTTGTCTGCCTTGCAGTTATTTCTAAGATAGGGTTTTTGCATGTAGTTttatctgtctttctctctcaagGGAACAGCTGTTGCGATTATAACCACATTAGCTACCCAGTGTGAGCAAACCCATCAAGTTAAATCCCCATCGCCCCCTTGCAGTCAGTAAGTTATAATCAAATGAGACCTGCTGGAGACTGGGACAATAGCTCCCTGATTGATAGCTTTGTTTGCCACTCAGTCTAGCCATGAAATCTTAAACACAGGCATTGTGATTGTCAACACACTGAGGACACTCACAATGGCCACAGAGTTTTGGACATCTTCATTAACCAACTGCATAAGGAAAGAGGGATCTGACATGTATTTCCCAAGAAAGCACCAGATGGGCACTAGCCAATATGGGGGAGCAGCTATCCCAAGCAGCGTGCAGGATAATTTTGAGTCTGGCACTGTGATTTTCCTTGTCTGATCAGAATATGTTGTGTCTCTCAGGATGTTTTACACAGAACAAGCATCGGCCACTTTCAGCAACTGGAGGTACTCACTGCAGGCCAGTGTCCGGCAATATATGGGAGGCACCCGCCAGTGTCAAAGAGCACCAGGAAGTTCGGCGGAAGGGTCCCAGTGCTGATCTCTCCAAAGTAGGAGGACTGCAGAAAAGAGAGGCTATCTCTGAGGGTGGATCTGTTGGCCCAAGGATCAGGAACAGAACCAGACTTTTGcctcccagccccatgccaggaGCCTAATCACATTTCACATAGATGCTGGAGAACACCAAGCTGACTCTAACAAATAACAAAGTAGGTGGGAATGGACTGAATGCCAACCATGATTTTTTCTCCCAAATATAGTACTATTAAATACTCCTTTTGTTCATCAGCctgcatttgatttcttttcaaatttctcaGTGCTCACAAACCAAAACATACAGACCTTTTCCAGGACCAAGAAGATTGTGTCCTGCATTTTGTTGACTTCTTGTGTCCAAAAAACGATCATGTGGTTTAGCCAGGTCGATCTAAGTGATGAGGGTTTCTACAGAAATGTATAGCTTTTCTTAGGCAGCTGACTTGGCTGGGGGAAACTTTTCTAAAGTCTACTGTAGAAGtgtaaaaaaagagtgaaaaaaataaatctctcacTCCTGGTGGCCTGTGAGTCAGTAGATTGCTTTaacagctggaaagaaagaggggaaagagagaagaaccTGCAATACTTACATCCAGATGGCTGGCCATTGGCTTGTACACAACATAGTCCTCATTGAAGTGATATTTCATGGCTGgatcatatttaattttttttcaagtagtcCTCCAGCACTCCTGCCTTACTCACTTCCTCCCATATAGACTTGGCTTTCTTCAGCTTGATTCTGCACAgagcaaaaaagttaaaaaagcagGGAATCAGTAGAACACGTGGGCCTTTTCAAATTCTCTCTTATTTGGGCTCCCCTGAACCCTGTCACGATGGGCTTCCCTCCACTTGGCCGCTTTGTACTGCTCTGGGCGACTCCCCTCCAAGCAAGGGACACAGCCTGGACTGTGTGGTGTAGCCACGATGATCCATGAAGATACATGAGGTAAGATTCATAAGGAAAGGTGTTAGACTTGGTTAGAGTCCTGGGGAAGCTGTGCAGCACATCCACCATTACACATGCAGCTGGTCTCTATTATCTAAATTCTTCTCACATTTATTCCTGCAGCATATGCTCCAGGAAACCCACCTCACAAGCCCCTCTGAGAGCTGGAGGCACACCAGGGCCAGGATGAGCCACTTCATGGTTCAGTTGTTGCCCAGGGGTCTTTACACACAGTCTCAgaggctgcagcaggctgctCTGAAGTCTCCTGCCTAGACTCCCAGATTTTACAGCTGGGAAGCAGTGACTCACTCCCTTATCTGCTGACCTCCATTTTCCATTACTATCACCTATGTCCCCAGCGTCAACAACTTCTTTGTGTTTTGGTCCATGAGGAGTTTGAGAAGTTTGCGTCCTTAGGGGACATTAAGATGAGAAGAGAGCAACTCATGTCTTTGATAGCAAGAACAAAGTACTAACATCTGATAATAGGAAAATTCTTATCGCAGCAAAGAGAGGAGTTATCAAAATGTCAACATGGTGCAGCATTATCTATTTCTTCAAAACCTGTTCAGTCTTTCCCAAAACAAAAGAACTCATTGCTCCTTGCAAGCTATGGAAATGCATTGCACTTTTGTCTCCTTTCCAGCCAACCAGTTAGACCAACTTCCTGTCTATGAAGATGTTCTAGTGTGAAGGAGAAATAGCTATTGGAGTTAAAGTTTTTCAAAGACATGCTGCTTTCCTCACTAGAGTACATTGCAAAGAGCTGTAGATGGCTTTTCTGCTCCCAGTCCCAGGGGCTCGGCAAACCAGTGCTTTGCCGAAGAGGTTTATTCTCCTGCAGTTTCCAGCACAGTTCtatcttcttgtctttttttctccacttcttcATCAGCTTTACAGTCCGCTATCCCAGCGCAAAGTATCCTTTCCTTCAAGTATGGCTAGTTTCCATATTCTATACAGCTAGATCCTGCCTCTGCTTTCACGTAACTATGTTGGACAGAAATCACATATTTTTCTACTAGTTTTTTTAACTTTGTGGAGCAATTAATCTCCTTTTTGTCCTGTGTTAAAAGTCAGGTGTTTTGCCTACCTGCATCAGATGAACCCCCCCCGCCAAAAGAAAGATTTCTAGCACTGGTGAGCATGCTGCAGTATCTCATATACTGAGTCCTGCTGTCCTTCACATCGGCACATAAAGACAGcaaaattgtttgtttttcttctgtggaaaaaaaagagaactacAAACACTGAGACTTCCCAAACTGCCAACAAACACAGCAAACATACCAAAACATTTGCAGTTGTAACCTGAACTTTTTCCAGTAATAGGAAAACTGGGGGAgacattttccattttcctcaaaACATTTTGTATAAACCCATAGTTACAGAAATTCCTACAGGAATGTAGCCTGTAGTATGTTACTGAGTGACACAGGGATGCTGTtcatgggcaacctgttcccttAGTGTCTTCATTGCCTCTGGATCCAGGGCTTTGGCACAGCATCACAAGCAGTGCCCTGCTCCATGCAAAGCTCAGACCAGGATGGACAACAGCCACTCCTGGCCAGGGGGCTCAGCAAAATTTGGGTTTCCACTGAGACCATGGGAGCTGCCGAGTGCTCAGCGCTTTTGGAAACCTGCCCAGAAGTGCATAACAGGCAGCTTAACTCGATGTTTTATACCCATTTAGCAATTGTTGAGGGATAATCAGGTTGTAAATCCCACAGCTAAATAACTGCTCTCCATCTCTGCTCAACGAGCTCTGAAGGCAGTTTGACACACAGCCATTTAATCAGCGGCAATAGCTTTGGAGAGTGCTGATTGCCCCGCACATGCTGATGGCAGGCTAAGGAGGGACCTAAGGTCCATTGAGAACGAAATGAGCCATCTGGGGAAACACAGCACAAAGTCATCAGGGTGCGATGCCACAGATACTGGGCCAGGAGAAGTTTGTCTGGCTCTCCAGGCAGGTGGGGACAAGCCAATATTATCTGGGATCCAGTcaggcctgggaagaggagcagCCTTTGTGCTAAAGCCTTCTTTGGAGGAGCATATTGCAGCTGAGCTCAAGGCAGAAACTCTGGTCTCTGCCTCATCTGCGTGATATTTCTGGACATTCACCCTGCAGCATGTTCTCCAGGACACCCCCATAAGTTGAGGCAGAGCCTGGCCAAGACAAGCTCCTGTTTGAGAGTTGATTCCTCTGCAACTAACTCCCATACGTGGCGCCCCAGTAACCTTCTCAGACCTCGTTTAAGCCTCCAATCTGAGCAGCTTGGTTTTTCCACAAGGAAAAAGCCTATTCTCCATTATGTACTGATAGCCCAGTGTCACTATCGCTGTGCTCATCTAGTGTCAATGCTTTGCACACGTTTTATTCCCAGAGGAGCAGTGGGGAGTATGTGTCCTTTGCTGGATATTGAGACTATAATAAGGCAATTATCTTGTTTGCTAGAAGGATTGATAGAAAGATCAACTTATTAAGATCAGATAAAAGGGAAATGCTGGCTGAAAGCAAAGAGCAGTTATCAAAACGTCAATATACTGAGTGTTATCTGCAGGTCCCCACAGGGACTCCGGCTTGCCAAAAGACAAAGGAATAAGGTGCCCTCTACAGCACACGGAAACACATTCTGCTTTCGTTGCTTTTTGACCCAAAAATTAAACAGCATTTATATGTTGAGTCATTTAGTTTAAAGGAGAATCAGGGATTTACAGTTTCTGACATCAAAAATCTCGCAGCCTTGAGCAGAGCAGGACTCAGCTAACTTATTCCTCCCCTGAGCTCCAAGCCCCTTTGAGCAGCGCTCACCTAAACAGATCTCTAATGCAAGACTTCTCCTCAGGGCCAAAGCTCTGgtaatttccctttctttgcttaTAGCTCTGgtaatttccctttctttgcttaTAGCTTTCTTCCCTGTGTTGGTTTAATGCTTTCATCTCGCACGCAAACATGTTCCAGTTCAGGGAATCCTGTTTCCCCTGCTCACCAGATGACAGCAGACCCTCTTTGCATCCCCTGGCCAACTCCTCCACCTCTCCTGAGAGCTGTGCCAAAACAGTAAACAAGATGAGCCATGAGCAGCAGCTTTCCTTACCATCTTGAGGGCTTAAACCATCAACTTTCAACACAAGCCAAGAAATCCTGTTAAACCAACAGACCAAACTGCCTCTGAAGAGGCGGATATTCTACAAAATTCTCATCTCCCCAAACCCATTACCCCTCA is a window of Struthio camelus isolate bStrCam1 chromosome 24, bStrCam1.hap1, whole genome shotgun sequence DNA encoding:
- the LOC104146457 gene encoding LOW QUALITY PROTEIN: uncharacterized protein (The sequence of the model RefSeq protein was modified relative to this genomic sequence to represent the inferred CDS: deleted 1 base in 1 codon; substituted 1 base at 1 genomic stop codon); the protein is MKTIFGYIRRSCRALASAWDPGRSRVTGGLFGNCQQEIIMKWLILTLACLHLSEGLLRIPLKKGKSIRETMKEKGVLHKYLEKRRHYDPAYKFFNNFATAYEPLSNNMDMSYYGQISIGTPPQDFLVLFDTGSSNLWVPSTYCQSEACTNHNVFNPSESSTFSTQDQYFSIQYGTGSLAGILGYDTVTIQSLSVANQEFGLSETEPGTSFVYAPFDGILGLAYPSISAGGANTVMQGLLQENLLDAPIFSFYLSGQEGSQGGELVFGGVDSSLYTGQITWTPVTETTYWQIGIEGFAIGGQTSSWCSQGCQGIVDTGTSLLTAPQQIFSELMQYIGAQADGNGQYVASCSNIESMPTLTFIISGASFPLPPSAYMLQSNSGYCAVGIESTYLASQNGQPLWILGDVFLRSYYSIYDLGNNQVGFAAALSGEVEELARGCKEGLLSSGEQGKQDSLNWNMFACEMKALNQHREESYKQRKGNYQSYKQRKGNYQSFGPEEKSCIRDLFRPLGNNXTMKWLILALVCLQLSEGLVRIKLKKAKSIWEEVSKAGVLEDYLKKIKYDPAMKYHFNEDYVVYKPMASHLDSSYFGEISTGTLPPNFLVLFDTGGCLPYIAGHWPAVTCCLLSHTANHARFIPSQSSTFTDNGQTYTLSYRSSALTLLLGYDTLTIQSITVTNQEFGLSEDEPTQPFYYAGFDGILGMAYPLLAVGGTPTALQGMLQQNQLTQPIFSFYFSHQPTYDYGGELVLREVDTQLLSGEIMWVPVTQETYWQVAIDEFAIGQSTTGWCSQGCQAIVATGTFLLAVPQQYMDYFLQAVGAQKTSYGLSYAVNCNEVQNLPTITFIINGAQFPLYPSAYIINDNGYCTVGTEAAYLPSQNGQLLWILGDVFLKQYYSVFDTANNRVGFAPSA